Proteins encoded together in one Eublepharis macularius isolate TG4126 chromosome 2, MPM_Emac_v1.0, whole genome shotgun sequence window:
- the LOC129324797 gene encoding myb/SANT-like DNA-binding domain-containing protein 7: MTELRPQVSRGVAWREREILDLLSFWGEEKIQDALKKSHRNIDYFERIAVQMASRGHKRSATECRSKTKTMRLEYKKVVAHNGISGNAPITCPYYRELNSILRGDASVKPRRVARSLCVESVAQHVLPTVPCYDGSEELFSHDLITIDREQVRSSTPSPRDGGVGLAQAAPENDLDVTVDGLADCEAEEPCPDAQEEPQSDGDSSSLQQGGGKDSTSTSMAEASPGSRLERIKSRRRRNAGLFAVADKMISQSGEEHKAQIAEWRIDREESVRWHDEEKKIQNDFIEATRQESIYFRRAWDDNLQVMQSAVLTLQTLGEILVNQQRAKSPKAKALQDTATENIAPRLGVAKRACVGRARARLTL; the protein is encoded by the exons ATGACTGAGCTCCGGCCACAGGTTTCAAGAGGGgtggcatggagggagagggaaatcctGGACCTTCTCTcgttctggggagaggagaaaatacaGGATGCACTGAAGAAAAGTCATAGAAATATAGACTACTTTGAGCGCATCGCCGTTCAGATGGCCTCCCGGGGACATAAGAGGTCGGCGACAGAATGCAGATCCAAGACGAAAACAATGAGGCTAGAATATAAGAAGGTGGTGGCACATAACGGTATCTCAGGAAATGCTCCCATAACCTGCCCATATTACAGGGAGCTGAACAGCATTCTGCGGGGGGATGCAAGCGTCAAACCGAGGCGTGTTGCAAGGAGCCTCTGTGTCGAGTCTGTGGCACAGCATGTTCTCCCCACGGTGCCCTGCTATGACGGGTCAGAGGAGCTTTTCTCGCACGATCTGATAACCATTGATCGTGAGCAGGTTAGaagttccaccccctcccccagag ATGGCGGTGTGGGGTTGGCACAGGCGGCACCAGAGAATGACCTAGATGTCACAGTGGATGGCCTTGCTGACTGTG AGGCGGAGGAACCGTGTCCTGATGCTCAGGAGGAACCACAGAGTGACGGCGACTCAAGCTCATTGCAGCAAGGTGGCGGAAAGG ATTCCACATCAACATCCATGGCTGAGGCTTCCCCAGGGTCACGCCTTGAACGTATAAAGAGCAGAAGACGGAGAAATGCGGGATTGTTTGCAGTCGCTGATAAGATGATCAGTCAGTCAGGGGAGGAGCATAAGGCCCAAATTGCTGAATGGCGCATTGACAGGGAGGAAAGCGTAAGGTGGCATGAtgaggaaaaaaaaattcaaaatgattTTATTGAGGCAACACGTCAGGAGAGCATATACTTTAGGCGGGCGTGGGATGATAACCTTCAGGTCATGCAGTCTGCTGTCCTGACACTGCAAACTCTTGGTGAAATTCTGGTCAATCAACAGAGGGCGAAATCTCCAAAGGCAAAGGCCTTGCAGGATACTGCCACAGAGAACATTGCACCGCGTTTGGGTGTAGCCAAACGTGCCTGTGTTGGCCGTGCCAGAGCTAGACTGACTCTCTAG